A window from Vulcanimicrobium alpinum encodes these proteins:
- a CDS encoding DEAD/DEAH box helicase, whose product MRPQSPRAEVDAHDPFRSLHPDIAAWCDERLREPTPPQAQALPLAATGRHALICSPTGTGKTLSAFLPVMSRLADLRDADELLARTYCLYVSPLRALGYDVEHNVRRPLREMGLLERPNTERARVRRGRVRERFVRTGVRTGDTPQEERRLMLARPPHILMTTPESLALMVAMDSYRKTLSHVETVIVDEVHALAGSKRGAHLTLLLESLDLLSRSAVRRVGLSATVAPLDRVASFLAGTGRECAVVDCRGLRQITLDITAPFAGAMATLATCARTAYTMTRDVRSTLVFTNVRSQAERVAHEMELAGEPAGVIEVADDVPRATTEKRDRRIGVHHSALEKNIRHRTEADLRSGTLRTVVCSSSLELGVDIGYIDRVIVMGGARGMTPTLQRVGRSGHRPGAVAAGTILAQDRDDIIEAAATRRCIREGIIEEVAIPEAPLDVLAQWVVGQCVPDRRVPFADVLATARQAYPFRDLRDDDLRACVAYLTGGGAGLDDAHVRRIGTDGEALYGLGREPSSAYFENVGTIPDESTVPVSGAGGSAIGRLGEGFAATLSPGDVFLLEGRTLRVTESGPRGLRVEPYAGRPTVPQWSSHLKGVPLILAHEIGRLRRGVADALAAGGAQGALAYVRGRYGLDGAEAAHVVRYVAQQVALSALPDGTHPVIELYRMDQRQTAVYHTCAGRRVNETLARVVGARLHREARVNSTLTTDDNGFLVALPARKRVPDSVWPSLLRVDGFERDLVDGLRASNLLRQQFRHVANTGLLVLRRAGGRSIRGGALRWNAAKIFDRLWEADRDFPLVRETLRTVTRDLLDAPAALRYLEGIEGEPRVLHPAAATPFTFGIVTSSFGDSVVMDDRASMVEALHERVLALLGERVETAPVEDARPGQMRLL is encoded by the coding sequence GTGAGACCGCAAAGCCCGCGTGCGGAGGTCGACGCGCACGATCCCTTTCGATCACTGCACCCGGATATCGCCGCGTGGTGCGACGAACGTCTGCGCGAGCCGACGCCGCCGCAGGCTCAGGCGCTCCCGCTCGCCGCGACCGGACGTCACGCGCTCATCTGTTCGCCGACCGGGACCGGGAAGACGCTCTCGGCGTTCTTGCCCGTGATGTCGCGGCTCGCCGACCTGCGCGATGCCGACGAACTCCTCGCGCGCACGTACTGTCTCTACGTCTCGCCGCTGCGCGCGCTCGGCTACGACGTCGAGCACAACGTGCGCCGGCCTCTGCGCGAGATGGGACTGCTCGAGCGGCCCAACACGGAACGCGCGCGCGTCCGCCGCGGCCGCGTCCGCGAACGCTTCGTGCGCACCGGCGTGCGCACCGGCGACACGCCGCAGGAAGAGCGGCGGCTGATGCTCGCGCGTCCGCCGCACATCCTGATGACGACGCCGGAATCGCTTGCGCTGATGGTCGCGATGGACTCCTACCGCAAGACGCTCTCGCACGTCGAGACGGTCATCGTCGACGAGGTCCACGCGCTCGCCGGCAGCAAGCGCGGCGCGCACCTGACGCTGCTGCTGGAATCGCTCGACCTGCTCAGCCGGAGCGCGGTGCGCCGCGTCGGGCTCTCGGCGACGGTCGCGCCGCTCGACCGCGTTGCGTCGTTTTTGGCGGGCACCGGACGCGAGTGCGCCGTCGTCGACTGCCGCGGCCTGCGGCAGATCACGCTCGACATCACCGCGCCGTTCGCCGGCGCGATGGCGACGCTCGCGACGTGCGCGCGCACGGCCTACACGATGACGCGCGACGTGCGCTCGACGCTGGTGTTCACCAACGTGCGCAGCCAGGCCGAACGCGTCGCGCACGAGATGGAGCTGGCCGGCGAACCGGCCGGCGTAATCGAAGTCGCGGACGACGTGCCGCGGGCGACGACGGAGAAGCGCGACCGCCGGATCGGCGTCCACCACAGCGCGCTTGAAAAAAATATCCGCCACCGGACCGAAGCCGACTTGCGCAGCGGGACGCTCCGGACGGTCGTGTGCTCGAGTTCGCTCGAACTCGGGGTCGACATCGGCTACATCGACCGGGTGATCGTGATGGGCGGCGCGCGTGGAATGACGCCGACCCTGCAGCGCGTCGGACGGTCCGGCCATCGTCCCGGCGCCGTCGCCGCCGGAACGATCCTCGCGCAGGATCGCGACGACATCATCGAAGCGGCTGCGACCCGCCGCTGCATCCGCGAGGGCATCATCGAGGAGGTGGCGATCCCCGAGGCACCGCTCGACGTCCTCGCGCAATGGGTCGTCGGCCAATGCGTCCCGGATCGCCGCGTTCCGTTCGCCGACGTGCTCGCGACGGCACGGCAGGCGTATCCGTTCCGCGATCTGCGTGACGACGATCTGCGCGCCTGCGTCGCGTACCTCACCGGCGGGGGCGCAGGTCTCGACGACGCGCACGTGCGGCGCATCGGCACCGACGGCGAAGCGCTCTACGGTCTGGGGCGCGAGCCGTCGAGCGCGTATTTCGAAAACGTCGGCACGATCCCCGACGAATCCACCGTCCCCGTGAGCGGCGCCGGCGGCAGTGCGATCGGCCGCCTGGGCGAAGGCTTCGCCGCAACGCTCTCACCGGGCGACGTCTTTCTGCTGGAAGGCCGGACCCTGCGGGTGACGGAGTCCGGCCCGCGCGGGCTGCGCGTCGAGCCCTATGCCGGACGGCCGACGGTGCCGCAATGGAGTTCGCATCTCAAGGGCGTGCCGCTGATCCTCGCGCACGAGATCGGGCGTCTGCGGCGCGGGGTCGCCGACGCGCTCGCCGCCGGGGGCGCGCAGGGCGCGCTCGCCTACGTGCGCGGCCGTTACGGGCTCGACGGTGCCGAAGCGGCGCACGTGGTGCGCTATGTCGCCCAGCAGGTCGCCCTCTCGGCGCTCCCCGACGGCACGCACCCGGTGATCGAACTCTACCGGATGGACCAGCGGCAGACCGCGGTGTATCACACCTGCGCGGGGCGGCGCGTGAACGAGACGCTCGCACGCGTGGTCGGCGCGCGCCTGCATCGCGAGGCGCGCGTCAATTCGACCCTGACGACCGACGACAACGGTTTTCTCGTCGCGCTCCCCGCGCGCAAGCGCGTCCCCGACTCGGTGTGGCCGTCGCTGCTGCGCGTCGACGGTTTCGAACGGGATCTCGTCGACGGCCTGCGCGCGAGCAATCTTCTGCGCCAGCAGTTCCGGCACGTCGCGAACACCGGGCTCCTGGTGCTGCGGCGTGCCGGCGGCCGTTCGATCCGCGGCGGCGCGCTGCGCTGGAACGCGGCGAAGATCTTCGACCGGCTGTGGGAGGCGGACCGCGACTTCCCGCTGGTCCGGGAAACGCTGCGCACGGTGACGCGCGATCTGCTCGACGCGCCCGCGGCGCTGCGCTACCTCGAAGGGATCGAGGGCGAGC
- a CDS encoding Crp/Fnr family transcriptional regulator, which yields MSASLAAMLRKSTTLYQERWVARSETEYATPARAGIVEEHIGYWEAIARAVETQDFEELMSFARTAGRMQARDGRDLADAVRRTIAATNLIELALLEVNDGDVPAIDIVNEIGDVRGLIAMAVAEGYKAEVAERDAPAEARERLRAAMQRRRDRAATTTLLAGSEIAPLYEGGMRLHFVESGKLRLYNLLPNGRTITLSILSENDVFLQWRAESTSLSCLCAEAMHDSTVLTVDGDALAEIVAQQPVAAIDVITQFAQRLTESQVLIEDLLNNSVNIRLYRTLLQLAQQFGRLDAGATLIDVPLTHQRLADMIGSNRVTVTRKLHELQERGIVEGRRNATLAVRRMDRLEALATGAETD from the coding sequence GTGTCCGCCTCGCTGGCCGCCATGTTGCGTAAGAGCACCACTCTTTACCAGGAGCGGTGGGTTGCGCGTTCCGAGACGGAATACGCGACGCCGGCCCGGGCCGGGATCGTCGAAGAACACATCGGCTATTGGGAAGCGATCGCGCGCGCCGTCGAGACGCAGGACTTCGAAGAGCTGATGAGCTTCGCGCGCACCGCTGGGCGCATGCAGGCGCGCGACGGACGCGACCTGGCCGACGCGGTGCGCCGCACGATCGCCGCCACCAACCTCATCGAGCTCGCGCTGCTCGAAGTCAACGACGGCGACGTCCCGGCGATCGACATCGTCAACGAGATCGGCGACGTGCGCGGGCTCATCGCGATGGCCGTCGCCGAGGGATACAAGGCCGAGGTCGCGGAACGCGACGCGCCGGCCGAGGCGCGCGAGCGGCTGCGCGCCGCGATGCAGCGCCGCCGCGATCGTGCCGCGACGACGACGCTGCTCGCCGGCTCCGAGATCGCGCCGCTGTACGAAGGCGGGATGCGGCTGCACTTCGTCGAGAGCGGGAAGCTGCGGCTCTACAACCTGCTTCCGAACGGGCGCACCATCACGCTCTCGATTCTCAGCGAGAACGACGTGTTTTTGCAGTGGCGCGCCGAGTCGACCTCGCTCTCGTGCCTGTGCGCCGAGGCGATGCACGACTCCACCGTGCTCACGGTGGACGGTGACGCGCTCGCCGAGATCGTCGCCCAGCAGCCCGTGGCGGCGATCGACGTAATCACGCAGTTCGCCCAGCGCCTCACCGAGTCGCAAGTCCTCATCGAAGACCTCCTCAACAACTCGGTCAACATCCGGCTGTACCGCACCCTGCTCCAGCTCGCTCAGCAGTTCGGGCGGCTGGACGCCGGCGCGACCCTCATCGACGTTCCGCTGACCCACCAGCGGCTCGCCGATATGATCGGGTCGAACCGTGTCACCGTCACCCGCAAGCTTCACGAACTGCAGGAGCGCGGAATCGTCGAGGGCCGCCGCAACGCGACCCTGGCGGTACGCCGGATGGACCGGCTCGAAGCGCTCGCGACCGGCGCCGAGACGGACTGA
- the bchM gene encoding magnesium protoporphyrin IX methyltransferase, with protein MQSDVRSAADPRTHAPAFAPHRPSEIGERVRKYFETSGFSRWTAIYGTGDIPPIWKIVRDGHQRVIDHVLEWTEPDRHHTALDAGCGTGNLAIQLANRGYEVDAFDVSAPMIHFAKYINSGKTKGIPPSFHVGDIGSVTAEPRSYDLVCCLDVLFHYPLEEVDRMLSSLADLSAAKLIGTFAQRTPLNDFWMRVGQRLHAKNRMTKLFMFSQSEIDAVLKRAGFKVVRTKRIKYFFYDSTVFEAVRTA; from the coding sequence ATGCAGAGTGATGTCCGTTCCGCGGCCGATCCGCGCACCCACGCGCCGGCGTTCGCGCCGCACCGTCCCTCGGAGATCGGGGAGCGGGTCCGCAAGTACTTCGAAACGTCGGGCTTCTCGCGCTGGACCGCGATCTACGGCACCGGGGACATCCCGCCGATCTGGAAGATCGTGCGCGACGGCCACCAGCGCGTGATCGATCACGTGCTGGAGTGGACCGAGCCCGATCGTCATCACACCGCGCTCGACGCGGGCTGCGGGACCGGCAACCTCGCGATTCAGCTGGCGAACCGCGGCTACGAAGTCGACGCGTTCGACGTCTCGGCGCCGATGATCCACTTCGCCAAGTACATCAACAGCGGGAAGACCAAGGGGATCCCGCCGAGCTTCCACGTCGGCGACATCGGCTCGGTGACGGCGGAGCCGCGCAGCTACGATCTGGTCTGCTGTCTGGACGTGCTGTTCCACTACCCGCTCGAGGAAGTGGATCGGATGCTTTCGAGCCTCGCCGATCTGAGCGCGGCAAAGCTGATCGGGACGTTCGCTCAGCGCACGCCGCTCAACGACTTCTGGATGCGTGTCGGCCAGCGCCTCCACGCCAAGAACCGCATGACGAAGCTGTTCATGTTCAGTCAGTCGGAGATCGACGCGGTGCTCAAGCGGGCCGGCTTCAAGGTCGTGCGGACGAAGCGGATCAAGTACTTCTTCTATGATTCGACCGTGTTCGAAGCCGTGCGGACCGCGTAG
- the acsF gene encoding magnesium-protoporphyrin IX monomethyl ester (oxidative) cyclase — MSVIAGPVDSAWVKQPKVKDAASPQMLAPRLYRTDIEQLNALDVSAFRAEFTALREDFEADHNRAHFKWDDDARNLDYRPVWENFYEFLHRSAFGEFSGCLLYSDVYRRIDDPDVSAIYKCMARDEGRHASFLNWVMREMGRRFDLAALPQIEKLQFLAPQWIFITTYLSEAIGFYRYQNISDHLRARSEYRFHPLFRYFHEWCKDERRHSRFFALMIRTQPQLYRGAWRAFLTKVFTLAVYVTMYLRDQESSIYGTLGIDWEKYDLKVIDETDVAAAGVWGIRIRTKSRWFAARLRAMRENNRANKRGRARAHGIRKPYEVALRYVRFAGNILQLALLAAQPPDRVTPHPRERWLEVAADPADTAVFALNVPPATLPAIAR; from the coding sequence ATGAGCGTCATCGCCGGGCCGGTCGATTCGGCCTGGGTCAAACAGCCGAAGGTCAAGGATGCGGCGTCGCCGCAGATGCTCGCGCCGCGGCTGTACCGGACGGACATCGAGCAGCTCAACGCGCTCGACGTCTCCGCGTTCCGCGCGGAGTTCACGGCGCTGCGCGAAGATTTCGAAGCCGACCACAACCGCGCGCACTTCAAGTGGGACGACGACGCCCGCAACCTCGACTATCGCCCGGTGTGGGAGAATTTCTACGAGTTCCTCCACCGCAGCGCGTTCGGCGAGTTCTCGGGCTGTCTGCTCTACAGCGACGTCTACCGGCGGATCGACGACCCCGATGTCTCGGCGATCTACAAATGCATGGCGCGCGATGAGGGCCGGCACGCGTCGTTTCTGAACTGGGTGATGCGCGAGATGGGGCGCCGCTTCGACCTCGCGGCGCTCCCGCAGATCGAAAAGCTGCAGTTCCTCGCCCCGCAGTGGATCTTCATCACCACGTACCTCTCCGAAGCGATCGGCTTCTACCGCTATCAGAACATCTCCGATCACCTGCGCGCGCGCAGCGAATACCGCTTCCACCCGCTCTTCCGCTACTTCCACGAGTGGTGCAAGGACGAGCGCCGGCACTCGCGCTTCTTCGCGCTGATGATCCGCACGCAGCCTCAGCTCTACCGCGGTGCGTGGCGCGCATTTCTCACCAAGGTCTTCACCCTCGCGGTGTACGTGACGATGTACCTGCGCGACCAGGAGTCGTCGATCTACGGAACGCTCGGGATCGACTGGGAGAAGTACGATCTGAAGGTGATCGACGAGACCGACGTAGCGGCGGCCGGCGTGTGGGGGATCCGCATCCGCACGAAGTCGCGCTGGTTCGCCGCGCGCTTGCGCGCGATGCGCGAGAACAACCGCGCCAACAAACGCGGCCGCGCGCGCGCCCACGGCATCCGCAAGCCGTATGAGGTCGCGCTGCGCTACGTGCGCTTCGCCGGCAACATCCTGCAGCTCGCGCTCCTCGCTGCGCAGCCGCCGGACCGCGTCACCCCGCACCCGCGCGAACGCTGGCTCGAAGTCGCCGCCGATCCCGCCGACACCGCCGTCTTCGCCCTGAACGTCCCGCCCGCCACGCTGCCCGCCATCGCACGCTGA
- a CDS encoding WD40/YVTN/BNR-like repeat-containing protein: protein MAFREIGPALAGGRVTSVVGVADDPKLYYLGSAGGGVWKTVNGGATWSPVFDKQNVASIGAVAVDPKNHDVVWVGTGETNPRNDVTWGDGIYRSGDGGKTWTHLGLEATKFIASVAIDPRDSNTVVAGALGDAFADSPERGVYRTTDGGKSWTKTLYVGPRSGVSELAVDPKRPDIMYAGIWHFQRKPWTFESGGDDDGIWKSSDGGKTWKRLQGHGLPEGMTGRIGLAVAPSNPDRVYALIESKTPGILWRSDDAGTTWKLMTTNTLVNQRFFYFSHVRVDPHDADHVYGVSEKLSESKDGGKTFKAIAESLHSDHHDLWIAPNDSKRMIAGGDGGYAITLDGGAAWSFSRNLAIGQIYHVGYDDQNPYRVCVGLQDNNGFCGPSNALRGDGIPDEAWERIIGGDGQWAWPDPRDPNLVWTDSQNGRLTIYDRTTKRTTLVQPYLATGAQHFAPGSLKYRFNWDSPIAFDPFERSRTYFGGNVVFESNDRGRTWRPISGDLTRNDKSHQIAAGGPLALDNTGAESTSTILDIEPATTTRGTIWVGTDDGLVQLTRDGGAHWTNVTPPGVPIDGRAEMVAPSPLTPGVAYVTIDRHYLGDHAPYVFATRDWGAHWTPIAAGLPQQEARAIRPDTRNPHLVYLGLENSFWLSYDDGAHWTKPSLGLPTTASYDIRVQPHWNDLIVATHGRGLYILDDLTPLQQLPQAEAAGAMLFAPRTAYRYTLHSDDEGLYTRYAGKNPPNGASIAFYLKTPGANPPAIEILDASGKAIRHLRGTTRVNGHDVPIVTNFAGINRITWDLREDGPVRWDGAAREEYKGPRAGVAVVPGRYAVRIAIGGATLTQPLTVAADPRATQTAADYRAAYAFAKSHMTAFSALDAALNRLDAYAASAAARAKDAPALATQLGAVRTRALELRGRLTADFTNDEDSIGHPDRIREELEGLTGFGFGSGGVPSAAVREYAGRVDAALAAAMRDVAAFERDDVASADAALRAAGKPALATSGAKRTDVVGGEATGDDADD, encoded by the coding sequence ATGGCGTTTCGGGAAATCGGGCCTGCGCTGGCCGGCGGCCGCGTGACCTCGGTGGTCGGCGTTGCGGACGATCCGAAGCTGTACTACCTCGGCTCGGCCGGCGGCGGCGTCTGGAAGACCGTCAACGGAGGCGCGACATGGTCGCCGGTCTTCGACAAGCAGAACGTCGCGTCGATCGGTGCGGTCGCGGTCGATCCCAAGAACCACGACGTCGTGTGGGTCGGGACCGGTGAGACGAACCCGCGCAACGACGTCACCTGGGGCGACGGGATCTACCGCTCGGGCGACGGCGGAAAAACCTGGACGCATCTCGGCCTCGAGGCGACCAAGTTCATCGCGTCGGTCGCGATCGACCCGCGCGATTCGAACACCGTCGTCGCCGGTGCGCTCGGCGACGCGTTTGCCGACTCGCCCGAACGCGGCGTGTATCGCACCACCGACGGCGGCAAGAGCTGGACGAAGACGCTCTATGTCGGCCCGCGTAGCGGCGTCTCCGAACTCGCTGTCGACCCGAAGCGTCCCGACATCATGTATGCGGGGATCTGGCATTTCCAGCGCAAGCCGTGGACGTTCGAATCGGGCGGTGACGACGACGGGATCTGGAAATCGAGCGACGGCGGCAAGACGTGGAAGCGTCTGCAGGGACACGGCCTCCCCGAGGGGATGACGGGCCGCATCGGCCTCGCCGTCGCGCCGTCGAATCCCGACCGCGTCTACGCGCTGATCGAATCGAAGACGCCCGGGATCCTCTGGCGCTCCGACGACGCCGGCACGACCTGGAAATTGATGACGACCAACACGCTCGTCAATCAGCGCTTCTTCTACTTCTCGCACGTGCGCGTCGATCCGCACGACGCAGACCACGTCTACGGCGTCTCCGAGAAACTCTCCGAGTCGAAGGACGGCGGGAAGACCTTCAAGGCGATTGCCGAGAGCCTGCACAGCGACCACCACGATCTGTGGATCGCGCCGAACGATTCGAAGCGGATGATCGCCGGCGGCGACGGCGGCTACGCGATCACGCTCGACGGCGGTGCGGCGTGGTCGTTCTCGCGCAACCTCGCGATCGGACAGATCTATCACGTCGGATACGACGACCAGAACCCGTATCGCGTGTGCGTCGGGCTGCAGGACAACAATGGTTTCTGCGGACCGTCGAACGCTCTGCGCGGCGACGGCATCCCCGACGAAGCGTGGGAGCGCATCATCGGAGGCGACGGTCAGTGGGCGTGGCCCGATCCACGCGATCCGAACTTGGTGTGGACCGATTCGCAGAACGGCCGCCTGACGATCTACGATCGCACCACGAAGCGCACGACGCTGGTGCAGCCGTACCTCGCGACCGGCGCGCAGCACTTTGCGCCCGGCAGCCTCAAGTACCGCTTCAACTGGGATTCCCCAATCGCGTTCGATCCGTTCGAGCGGTCGCGCACGTATTTCGGCGGCAACGTCGTGTTCGAATCGAACGACCGCGGCCGTACCTGGCGGCCGATCTCCGGCGATCTCACCCGCAACGACAAATCCCATCAGATCGCCGCGGGCGGACCGCTCGCGCTCGACAACACCGGCGCCGAGTCGACGTCGACGATCCTCGACATCGAGCCCGCGACGACGACGCGCGGCACGATCTGGGTCGGCACCGATGACGGGCTCGTGCAGTTGACGCGCGACGGCGGCGCGCACTGGACGAACGTCACGCCGCCCGGCGTCCCGATCGACGGGCGCGCCGAGATGGTTGCGCCGTCGCCGCTCACGCCGGGCGTCGCGTACGTCACGATCGACCGCCATTACCTCGGCGATCACGCGCCGTACGTCTTCGCGACGAGGGATTGGGGCGCGCACTGGACGCCGATCGCCGCGGGCCTGCCGCAGCAGGAAGCGCGCGCGATCCGTCCCGACACGCGCAACCCGCACCTGGTCTACCTCGGGCTCGAGAACTCGTTCTGGCTTTCGTACGACGACGGCGCGCACTGGACGAAACCGTCGCTCGGACTCCCGACGACCGCGAGCTACGACATCCGCGTGCAGCCGCACTGGAACGATCTCATCGTTGCGACGCACGGGCGCGGGCTCTACATCCTCGACGATCTCACGCCGCTGCAGCAGCTGCCGCAGGCCGAGGCGGCGGGCGCGATGCTGTTCGCGCCGCGCACGGCGTACCGCTACACGCTGCACTCCGACGACGAGGGACTCTACACGCGGTACGCGGGGAAGAATCCGCCGAACGGCGCTTCGATCGCGTTCTATCTGAAGACACCGGGTGCGAACCCGCCCGCGATCGAGATCCTCGATGCGAGCGGCAAGGCAATCCGTCACCTTCGCGGGACGACGCGCGTCAACGGGCACGATGTCCCCATCGTCACCAACTTTGCCGGGATCAACCGCATCACGTGGGACCTGCGCGAAGACGGCCCGGTGCGGTGGGACGGCGCCGCGAGAGAGGAGTACAAGGGCCCGCGCGCCGGTGTCGCCGTCGTCCCCGGCCGCTACGCGGTGCGGATCGCGATCGGCGGCGCGACGTTGACCCAGCCGCTCACCGTCGCGGCCGATCCGCGCGCGACGCAGACCGCGGCCGACTACCGCGCGGCCTACGCGTTCGCGAAGAGCCACATGACCGCGTTCTCCGCGCTCGACGCCGCGCTCAACCGCCTCGACGCGTACGCGGCGTCGGCAGCGGCCCGCGCGAAGGACGCACCGGCGTTGGCGACGCAGCTCGGCGCCGTCCGCACGCGCGCGCTCGAGCTGCGCGGGCGGCTCACCGCCGATTTCACCAACGACGAGGACTCGATCGGGCATCCGGACCGCATCCGGGAAGAGCTCGAAGGGCTCACCGGCTTCGGCTTCGGGAGCGGCGGGGTACCCAGCGCGGCGGTACGCGAATACGCCGGCCGCGTCGACGCGGCGCTCGCGGCCGCGATGCGCGACGTCGCGGCGTTCGAACGCGACGACGTCGCGAGCGCCGACGCCGCGCTGCGCGCCGCAGGCAAGCCGGCGCTCGCGACGAGCGGCGCGAAGCGCACCGACGTCGTCGGCGGCGAAGCGACGGGCGACGACGCCGACGACTGA
- a CDS encoding dihydrodipicolinate synthase family protein: MQIERYRDRFRDVIGLVVTPMDRTYAVDEGALREQIDWCFAHGATGIVATGSIGEFLHLEDDERRRVLEVTLDQTRKHPGASAFAMTSGATTLQALRWTKVAAELGYDCAVVIAPYYWKIGEHEAFEHFRTVAEANLLPVCVYHNPALSKFHISPALFRKVAELENVVCVKEVETDLQHLEQVADALENRAIYLQTFRAYLTGRLLGSNGGQINVFAIPVCVAIDEAWKRGDIALAEEIQRRLNRVFPRGGEGALGALGMTKVTASVVTGIDLGPARPPYLAPDDAQERITKRLPELYDLVPAMKPEKRTAVHSLT, from the coding sequence ATGCAGATCGAGCGCTACCGCGACCGCTTCCGCGACGTCATCGGCCTGGTCGTGACGCCGATGGACCGCACCTACGCCGTCGACGAGGGCGCGCTGCGCGAGCAGATCGACTGGTGCTTTGCGCACGGTGCGACGGGGATCGTCGCGACCGGCTCGATCGGCGAATTCCTTCACCTCGAAGACGACGAACGCCGCCGCGTCCTCGAAGTCACGCTCGATCAGACGCGCAAACATCCCGGCGCGAGCGCGTTCGCGATGACGTCGGGCGCGACGACGCTGCAGGCGCTGCGCTGGACGAAGGTTGCGGCGGAACTCGGTTACGACTGCGCCGTCGTGATCGCCCCGTACTACTGGAAGATCGGCGAGCACGAGGCGTTCGAACACTTTCGCACCGTCGCCGAGGCGAATCTGCTCCCGGTCTGCGTCTACCATAATCCGGCGCTCTCGAAGTTCCACATCTCGCCCGCGCTCTTCCGCAAGGTCGCCGAACTCGAGAACGTGGTCTGCGTGAAAGAAGTCGAGACCGACCTGCAGCACCTCGAGCAGGTCGCCGACGCGCTCGAGAACCGCGCGATCTATCTGCAGACGTTCCGCGCGTATCTCACCGGACGGCTGCTCGGATCGAACGGGGGGCAGATCAACGTGTTCGCGATCCCTGTGTGCGTCGCGATCGACGAGGCGTGGAAACGCGGCGACATCGCGCTCGCCGAAGAGATCCAGCGCCGGCTCAACCGCGTCTTCCCGCGCGGCGGCGAAGGCGCGCTCGGCGCGCTCGGGATGACGAAGGTGACCGCCTCGGTCGTCACCGGGATCGACCTGGGCCCTGCGCGGCCGCCGTATCTCGCGCCCGACGACGCGCAGGAGCGGATCACGAAACGGCTTCCGGAGCTCTACGATCTCGTCCCGGCGATGAAGCCCGAGAAGCGCACCGCGGTGCACAGCCTGACGTGA